A part of Fusarium oxysporum Fo47 chromosome III, complete sequence genomic DNA contains:
- a CDS encoding glycosyl hydrolases family 2, TIM barrel domain-containing protein gives MIDLTMDKPDYETLEVIQRNRLAPRAYWLPPTHLLLNGTWDFQYAPTPLEASEYPPKDGSPEETWSAINVPGHWQLQGHGHPHYTNVQFPFPSNPPYIPTENPTGTYRRHFKVPTEWDSTSQLRLRFDGVDSAYHVWLNGSFVGYSQGSRNAAEFDITGIAKKDNENELVVRVYQWCEASYIEDQDQWWLSGIFRDVTLLALPGQDRIEDFFVKTNLDDTYENAVLQVDVTLNQPDPSTPELLLILRDGGIEVGSTRKTVDANRKVKFELPVSNPKKWTAESPYLYQLEISLQTQGGESIQTIAQNVGFRKIELKEGLITVNGSPILLRGTNRHDHHPIHGRAVPYEFLKQDLLLMKQHNINALRTSHYPGQPWLYDLADELGFWVMDEADLECHGFYDVVTQHVTPAPYLDYEGSKEEFFPKAAQFTSDNPEWRESYLDRMVQMMQRDKNHPCIFSWSLGNESFYGVNHVAMIEYARSIDDRLIHYEGDIKAQETDMYSYMYPDQDRLKRHVEIDGIKDGQWEKPVILCEYAHAMGNGPGGLDDYQDAFRKYKRLQGGFIWEWANHGLLHKDGYYAYGGDFGDEPNDSTFVMDGLCNSEHKPTPGLIELKRVFQPINFKYEDGKVFITNEYDFIGLDHLEAKYAIKAYGDKVSLLESGKLAVPSAQPWNTVKLDLPIDLTQYSDHGEEVFLSVSFALKESTSWAPASHEVACFQHKISANRQPSIPASLSTSSGSVKVVETRTKVEMSGSDWNIHFDRVRGYITKWSRESDLLEVDPVTRAAIYPCFWRAPTDNDKDSAVSVWKDYGVHRMTSQLRSFKVEKSEDGSGVSIETKTYFAPPVLGWGYDIHTVYHISSKGVLSINLDLKPKGVFPVDVPRVGLNIRLPKSLSQASWFGRGPGESYPDKKHSQAIGIWSSAVDDLEVPYDVPQGNGNRMETRWVRLVDADGHGIKASRLDASTFNWTGGRLSDQTIENAKHPCDLVREDATLLNLSPRVAGVGSATCGPGVRDDLLVKVKPESYGFVLESI, from the exons ATGATAGATTTAACCATGGACAAGCCAGATTACGAAACTCTCGAGGTGATACAGAGGAATAGGCTTGCTCCCAGGGCCTACTGGTTACCTCCTACGCATCTCTTGCTCAATGGAACTTGGGACTTCCAATACGCTCCAACGCCCTTAGAAGCTTCAGAATACCCCCCAAAGGACGGGAGCCCCGAAGAGACTTGGTCCGCGATCAATGTCCCGGGCCATTGGCAATTGCAAGGGCATGGCCATCCGCACTACACCAATGTCCAATTTCCGTTTCCATCAAACCCTCCTTACATACCAACCGAGAACCCCACGGGGACCTATCGGCGACACTTCAAGGTTCCCACTGAATGGGATAGCACATCTCAACTTCGACTGCGTTTTGACGGTGTTGATAGCGCATATCACGTCTGGCTGAATGGCTCCTTTGTCGGATATTCGCAAGGTAGTCGCAACGCTGCGGAATTCGACATCACAGGCATCGCCAAGAAGGACAATGAAAACGAACTGGTAGTGAGAGTCTATCAATGGTGCGAGGCATCATATATCGAGGACCAAGACCAGTGGTGGCTATCAGGTATCTTCCGCGATGTGACTTTATTGGCACTCCCTGGACAAGACAGGATTGAAGACTTCTTTGTCAAGACAAACCTCGATGATACCTACGAGAATGCCGTTCTTCAAGTCGATGTCACCCTGAATCAGCCTGACCCATCAACACCtgaacttcttcttattcttcgAGATGGAGGTATCGAAGTTGGCTCAACACGCAAGACTGTCGATGCCAACAGGAAGGTCAAGTTTGAACTTCCTGTTTCAAATCCAAAGAAGTGGACTGCCGAGAGCCCTTACCTTTACCAGCTCGAGATATCTCTCCAGACACAGGGAGGAGAGTCAATCCAGACCATTGCACAGAACGTTGGCTTCCGCAAGATCGAACTAAAAGAGGGCCTCATCACTGTCAACGGCTCTCCAATTCTCCTTCGGGGCACGAACAGACATGACCACCATCCAATCCATGGAAGGGCGGTTCCATATGAGTTTCTCAAGCAAGATCTGCTGCTCATGAAGCAGCACAACATAAATGCCCTCCGCACAAGTCATTATCCTGGCCAGCCCTGGTTGTATGACTTGGCTGACGAGCTGGGATTCTGGGTCATGGACGAAGCTGACCTAGAGTGTCATGGCTTCTATGATGTTGTCACTCAACACGTCACGCCTGCTCCATATCTGGATTACGAGGGAAGCAAGGAAGAGTTCTTCCCTAAAGCAGCCCAATTCACCTCTGATAATCCCGAATGGCGAGAGTCCTACCTCGACAGGATGGTACAGATGATGCAGAGGGACAAGAACCATCCTTGTATCTTCTCATGGTCTCTTGGCAATGAGTCCTTCTACGGCGTTAACCATGTAGCGATGATCGAGTATGCACGAAGTATCGATGACCGACTTATCCACTACGAAGGCGACATCAAAGCACAAGAGACTGATATGTACTCTTACATGTATCCTGATCAAGATCGACTCAAGAGACATGTTGAAATCGACGGGATCAAGGATGGGCAGTGGGAGAAGCCCGTGATTCTTTGCGAATACGCTCACGCTATGGGTAATGGCCCTGGCGGTCTGGATGATTACCAAGACGCATTCCGCAAGTACAAACGCCTCCAGGGTGGCTTCATCTGGGAATGGGCCAACCACGGCCTCTTGCACAAGGACGGCTACTATGCTTATGGAGGTGACTTTGGTGACGAGCCAAACGATTCCACATTTGTCATGGATGGTCTCTGTAATAGCGAGCACAAACCGACCCCAGGCCTGATTGAGCTCAAGAGAGTATTCCAACCCATCAACTTCAAGTACGAGGATGGCAAGGTGTTCATCACTAATGAGTATGACTTTATCGGCCTGGACCATTTGGAGGCAAAGTATGCCATCAAGGCATATGGCGACAA GGTATCCCTCCTCGAGTCAGGAAAACTTGCAGTTCCAAGCGCCCAACCATGGAATACTGTAAAGCTTGATCTGCCCATCGACCTGACCCAGTACTCAGATCATGGCGAGGAAGTTTTCTTGAGCGTATCCTTTGCTCTCAAGGAATCTACCTCGTGGGCACCAGCTTCGCATGAAGTTGCATGTTTCCAGCATAAGATCTCCGCCAACAGACAACCCAGTATTCCCGCCAGTCTGTCAACTTCCTCTGGAAGTGTCAAGGTTGTCGAAACTCGAACCAAGGTTGAAATGTCCGGCTCGGACTGGAATATCCATTTCGATCGTGTACGAGGCTACATCACCAAATGGTCTCGCGAATCAGACCTTCTCGAAGTTGATCCAGTCACTCGTGCAGCAATTTATCCATGCTTCTGGCGCGCGCCGACAGACAACGACAAGGATAGCGCGGTCAGCGTATGGAAGGACTATGGTGTTCACCGAATGACTTCTCAGCTGAGGTCGTTCAAGGTCGAGAAAAGCGAAGACGGCTCAGGTGTCAGTATCGAGACCAAGACCTACTTTGCGCCACCGGTTTTGGGATGGGGATACGACATTCACACTGTCTACCACATATCATCAAAAGGCGTCTTGTCGATAAACCTTGACCTCAAGCCCAAGGGAGTGTTCCCAGTCGACGTACCGCGAGTTGGTCTGAACATCAGATTGCCCAAGAGTCTTAGCCAAGCCTCGTGGTTCGGTCGCGGTCCGGGCGAGTCTTACCCTGATAAGAAACACTCACAAGCCATTGGAATTTGGTCTTCGGCTGTTGATGACCTCGAAGTTCCATATGATGTGCCCCAAGGGAACGGAAACAGAATGGAAACGCGTTGGGTGCGCCTTGTGGATGCAGATGGTCACGGAATCAAAGCCTCCAGGCTTGATGCCAGCACCTTCAACTGGACTGGCGGCCGTCTGTCAGATCAGACTATCGAGAACGCAAAGCATCCTTGTGATCTGGTTCGCGAAGACGCGACACTTCTTAATCTGAGTCCGAGGGTCGCTGGTGTTGGTAGCGCTACGTGTGGACCTGGTGTGCGGGATGATTTATTAGT
- a CDS encoding general substrate transporter, which translates to MVQAQASLALDDQLAAGWFGWLTNKGILKLNAILCLSLISSYATGYDGSMMNGLQSLDTWKASFNNPDANKLAILNAIQNIGQLAALPFCAWFCDKYGRRPGLVVGATIMLLGVGLQGGAQNTGMFIAARGILGFGLALNITAAPVLIMELAYPTQRAPMVSIYNTLWGLGALSAAWITYGTFRINSDWAWRIPSILQALSSFLQLGLCFLIDESPRWLVAQEREPEAEKLLIKYHANGDSSNPAVAVEMEEIRTAIRLENDAMSSTSYLSFFKTRGNRHRFFIILAVGFFSQWSGNGLISYYLTLILNSIGYRSQETQTLINALLTVWGLFWGVVFSLLVNRIPRRALFLFSTLGSLATYVVWTALEATYEMSTDLNEDGTGGPSGIAKGVLAMIFLFNVFFTAGWGVLQVTYVVEILPFNLRARGLVLYNLFVACALIFNQYANPIGVTNSGWKYYITYDVWLAVEALVVYFLFVETRGLSLEETALVLDGPEMGDRLVGEVLKNTEKTVQVIETEKRGSI; encoded by the exons ATGGTTCAAGCACAGGCTTCACTTGCCCTCGACGACCAATTGGCCGCTGGCTGGTTTGGCTGGCTGACCAACAAGGGCATCCTCAAACTCAATGCGATTCTCTGTCTTTCGCTCATCTCCAGTTATGCCACTGGTTATGATGGAA GTATGATGAATGGATTGCAGAGCTTGGATACGTGGAAGGCATCCTTCAACAATCCCGATGCCAATAAACTCGCCAT CTTGAACGCAATTCAGAACATCGGCCAACTCGCAGCCTTGCCATTTTGTGCCTGGTTCTGCGATAAATATGGTCGTCGCCCTggccttgttgttggagCGACTATCATGCTTCTCGGTGTTGGTCTTCAAGGTGGAGCCCAGAATACGGGAATGTTCATTGCTGCTAGAGGTATTCTCGGTTTCGGCTTGGCTCTGAACATCACAGCTGCGCCTGTTCTGATTATGGAGTTGGCGTATCCCACTCAACGAGCGCCTATGGTTTCTATCTACAACACTCTTTGGGGTCTTGGTGCTCTTTCTGCAGCTTGGATCACTTACGGCACCTTCAGAATCAACAGCGACTGGGCTTGGCGCATTCCTTCCATCCTTCAAGCATTATCCAGTTTCTTACAGCTTGGTCTATGCTTCCTCATCGACGAGTCCCCTCGATGGCTGGTGGCCCAAGAGCGCGAGCCTGAGGCCGAGAAGCTTCTTATCAAGTATCACGCCAACGGAGACAGCAGCAATCCCGCAGTAGCTGtcgagatggaggagatCCGAACTGCCATTCGCTTGGAGAACGACGCTATGAGTTCCACCAGCTACCTATCTTTCTTCAAGACCAGGGGTAACCGCCATCgtttcttcatcattctcGCAGTCGGCTTCTTTAGTCAATGGAGTGGCAATGGTCTGATTAGCTACTACTTGACTTTGATTCTCAACTCGATTGGTTACCGATCTCAGGAGACACAGACACTCATCAATGCGTTACTGACCGTCTGGGGATTGTTCTGGGGTGTTGTATTTTCCCTTCTCGTCAACCGCATCCCTCGCCGCGCCTTGTTCCTTTTCTCGACTCTTGGTTCACTGGCAACCTACGTTGTCTGGACCGCCCTTGAGGCGACCTACGAGATGTCCACCGACCTCAATGAAGACGGAACTGGAGGCCCAAGTGGCATCGCCAAGGGTGTTCTTGCCAtgatcttcctcttcaatgTCTTCTTCACAGCAGGTTGGGGTGTTCTCCAAGTCACTTATGTTGTTGAAATCCTTCCTTTCAACCTTCGTGCAAGAGGCCTTGTCTTGTACAACCTGTTTGTGGCCTGCGCTCTTATCTTCAATCAATACGCCAACCCAATTGGTGTCACGAACTCGGGCTGGAAGTATTACATTACTTACGATGTCTGGTTGGCTGTAGAGGCTCTTGTCGTCTACTTCCTGTTTGTCGAGACGCGTGGCCTGAGCCTGGAGGAGACAGCATTGGTGCTCGATGGTCCCGAGATGGGAGACAGACTGGTCGGAGAGGTTCTGAAGAACACGGAAAAGACTGTTCAAGTTATCGAGACTGAGAAGCGAGGGTCGATATAG
- a CDS encoding FMN-dependent dehydrogenase-domain-containing protein has translation MTFCVTEEDVLFTHCIDIDSQSTQTMSKEFSEEDIAVHSTPHDLWLAINDKVYDFTDFAPDHPGGAEIIYQYAGKDASDEYNSFHAPSLVQKALDAKYHLGSLKVSKSNKEKQSESNGQAKNKPRSPNERPPLRDIINLHDFENVASTALAKKEWAYISGGANDNLTRDANASFLGRIWLRPAVMRDVQTVNATTELFGCNLQLPVYISPTGAALTGGEQGELALAKGAAKTGIIQTLATPSSFPHEDVLDATPERAFFQLYVNKNRKLSEDLLKKVTKTGKIKAVFVTADLPVVSKREADERVKSENAGPGEDWKGSGLARQTGSFIDPSLNWDDIAWLRAQVDVPIVIKGIQRWEDAKLAMQHDVQGIVLSNHGGRAADTAPPAILLLLELHKNCPEVFNKLVVLVDGGFRRGSDVLKAICLGASAVGLGRPFAYSVGYGEDGVEHAFHILRDELETAMRLCGLTDLADASPDYVNTSDVDHLVRVGGHPYARKVRRPGSKL, from the exons ATGACCTTTTGCGTGACAGAGGAGGACGTTCTTTTTACTCACTGCATTGATATAGATTCCCAATCAACTCAAACAATGTCGAAAGAATTTTCCGAGGAGGATATCGCTGTGCATAGCACACCGCATGACCTATGGCTAGCGATTAATGATAAAGTCTATGACTTCACGGATTTTGCACCAGATCACCCAGGAGGTGCCGAGA TCATCTACCAGTATGCTGGCAAGGATGCGAGTGATGAATATAACAGTTTCCACGCGCCGTCATTGGTACAGAAAGCACTGGATGCCAAATATCATCTCGGATCCCTCAAAGTGTCTAAGAgcaacaaggagaagcaaTCGGAATCCAATGGGCAAGCAAAGAACAAACCAAGAAGTCCCAATGAGAGACCTCCTCTTCGCGACATAATCAACTTGCACGACTTTGAGAATGTAGCATCAACAGCACTGGCAAAGAAGGAATGGGCGTATATCAGCGGAGGAGCAAACGATAATCTCACCCGTGACGCGAATGCCTCATTCCTCGGACGGATCTGGCTACGCCCAGCAGTGATGAGAGACGTCCAAACGGTCAACGCCACAACTGAGCTATTCGGATGTAATCTTCAGTTGCCAGTATATATCTCACCGACTGGTGCGGCCCTGACGGGTGGTGAACAAGGAGAGCTCGCATTAGCCAAAGGAGCGGCAAAGACGGGCATCATTCAGACACTGGCGACACCCTCATCTTTTCCGCATGAAGATGTTCTTGACGCCACGCCGGAACGAGCCTTTTTCCAGTTATACGTGAACAAGAACCGAAAACTGTCAGAAGACCTGCTGAAAAAGGTCACAAAAAccggcaagatcaaggcaGTCTTTGTCACAGCAGATTTACCCGTCGTGTCCAAGCGAGAAGCTGATGAGAGGGTTAAAAGCGAGAACGCCGGACCAGGGGAAGATTGGAAAGGATCGGGACTGGCACGTCAGACAGGCTCGTTCATTGATCCGTCTCTGAATTGGGATGATATCGCTTGGCTCCGTGCTCAGGTCGACGTCCCGATTGTTATCAAGGGAATTCAGAGATGGGAAGATGCTAAACTGGCTATGCAACACGACGTACAAGGTATTGTCCTCAGCAATCACGGAGGTCGCGCAGCAGACACAGCTCCTCCGGCAATTTTGCTACTCTTGGAGCTTCACAAGAACTGCCCCGAAGTGTTCAACAAGCTCGTCGTGTTAGTTGATGGCGGATTTAGAAGAGGTTCCGATGTACTCAAAGCGATCTGCCTTGGAGCATCAGCTGTTGGTCTTGGAAGACCATTTGCTTACTCAGTAGGCTACGGCGAAGACGGCGTCGAACATGCCTTCCATA TTTTACGAGACGAGTTGGAAACCGCGATGCGTCTTTGCGGCTTGACGGACTTGGCAGATGCCAGCCCCGACTATGTAAACACTTCCGATGTAGATCATCTTGTCCGCGTTGGAGGACATCCTTACGCCCGAAAAGTGCGGAGACCAGGTTCCAAGCTTTGA